In one Stenotrophomonas maltophilia genomic region, the following are encoded:
- the gspL gene encoding type II secretion system protein GspL, whose amino-acid sequence MSVQLRVRLPALDRLQADSRVEWAQLQRGDVAAHGCEALSALGQRHPQAQVHACLDPHDLILLELQLPPLSGRRLQAALQGEVEAMLLDDLQDVALANGPQAADGTVPVAWLGQQAVAQAQQLLASCGLSLQGLYPTPLLLPWTEGRATLEAKGEHLLVRSGRDRGFVQWSGGRDVAAVLQATSLRLQQAGVQAVQWVHAVPSGWPGHLQTSTVAAGSEASGPLPAWALPLQRGGRRLPRVAIGLALAAAVLAATGLQLQVSRWRGEGEALQREMTRQFSAQYPEITEVLDPVLQARRALAAPVQTAPLPRIQQQVALALQAVPELAGRVRGMDYTPGALELELDADAQALADDAQHLERWQQAAQAQGLQLVRQGGGRLRLSTGGSR is encoded by the coding sequence ATGAGCGTGCAGCTGCGGGTGCGCCTGCCGGCGCTGGATCGACTGCAGGCCGACAGCCGGGTGGAGTGGGCGCAACTGCAACGCGGTGACGTGGCGGCGCATGGCTGCGAGGCGCTATCGGCGTTGGGACAGCGCCATCCGCAGGCACAGGTGCACGCCTGCCTCGATCCGCATGACCTGATCCTGCTGGAACTGCAGCTGCCGCCGCTGTCAGGTCGCCGGCTGCAGGCCGCGCTGCAGGGCGAGGTGGAGGCGATGCTGCTGGACGACCTGCAGGATGTTGCGCTGGCCAATGGGCCGCAGGCGGCTGACGGGACCGTGCCGGTGGCATGGCTGGGCCAGCAGGCCGTGGCCCAGGCGCAGCAGCTGCTGGCGTCGTGCGGCCTGAGCCTGCAGGGGCTGTACCCGACGCCGCTGCTGCTGCCGTGGACGGAGGGGCGGGCCACGCTGGAGGCGAAGGGCGAGCACCTGCTGGTACGCAGCGGGCGCGACCGCGGCTTCGTGCAGTGGAGTGGCGGGCGCGACGTGGCAGCCGTGCTGCAGGCAACCTCCCTGCGCCTGCAGCAGGCCGGCGTGCAGGCCGTGCAATGGGTGCATGCGGTGCCCTCGGGTTGGCCCGGACACCTGCAGACCAGCACAGTGGCCGCGGGCAGCGAGGCCAGCGGCCCGCTGCCGGCATGGGCACTACCGCTGCAGCGCGGCGGACGACGCCTGCCACGAGTGGCGATCGGGCTGGCACTGGCGGCCGCGGTGCTCGCCGCGACGGGCCTGCAGTTGCAGGTCTCGCGCTGGCGCGGCGAAGGTGAGGCGTTGCAGCGGGAAATGACGCGGCAGTTCAGCGCGCAGTATCCGGAAATCACCGAGGTACTGGATCCGGTCCTGCAGGCACGGCGTGCGTTGGCCGCACCGGTGCAGACGGCTCCACTGCCGCGGATACAGCAACAGGTCGCGCTGGCATTGCAGGCGGTTCCGGAGCTGGCCGGCCGCGTTCGCGGCATGGACTACACGCCCGGCGCGCTTGAACTGGAACTGGACGCCGATGCGCAGGCGCTGGCCGATGATGCGCAGCATCTGGAACGATGGCAGCAGGCGGCGCAGGCGCAGGGCCTGCAGCTGGTCCGCCAGGGCGGTGGCCGCCTGCGGCTGAGCACCGGGGGCAGCCGATGA
- a CDS encoding FecR family protein, producing the protein MDPDDRPHRTLDAVERQAHAWVVRLTSGEATAADGRRFRQWCAADSRHREAFARARRQWEQVRVAGEQVPAAARQPQAPGPARRWSRRAFLGAAIAAPASLAVVAAIRPPLGLWPSVSAMAADFHTGTGERLQLALTPQLTLELDTQSSLRRRMGAGGEGYELVQGQAAFETAAGSRLALYAGPGCVIADEGAARLDVRNTGGHVRVTCLRGSARIEHPQGRLRLQAGQQTRYDERLSGVVAEAVAGEVSAWTEGMLVFRRAPLREVVDEINRYRRGRVLLGDGAQARAPVSGRFRIDDPDAALEQLRLTLSLELRRFPGGIAVLG; encoded by the coding sequence ATGGACCCTGATGATCGCCCGCACCGCACGCTCGACGCCGTGGAGCGCCAGGCCCACGCGTGGGTGGTGCGTCTGACGTCGGGCGAGGCCACGGCAGCCGACGGACGCAGGTTCCGCCAGTGGTGCGCGGCCGATTCGCGTCACCGCGAAGCGTTTGCCCGTGCGCGGCGGCAATGGGAGCAGGTGCGCGTGGCCGGTGAGCAGGTCCCGGCTGCGGCACGCCAGCCGCAGGCACCGGGCCCGGCAAGGCGATGGAGCCGGCGTGCATTCCTGGGGGCGGCCATCGCCGCTCCCGCCAGCCTCGCCGTGGTGGCGGCGATCCGTCCGCCTTTGGGGCTGTGGCCGTCGGTGAGTGCGATGGCGGCCGACTTCCATACCGGCACCGGCGAGCGCCTCCAGCTTGCGCTGACGCCGCAGTTGACGCTGGAGCTGGATACGCAGAGCAGTCTGCGGCGCCGGATGGGTGCGGGCGGCGAGGGTTACGAGCTGGTGCAGGGGCAGGCGGCATTCGAGACCGCTGCGGGTTCACGCCTCGCACTGTACGCGGGGCCGGGCTGTGTGATCGCCGATGAGGGCGCAGCCCGGCTGGACGTGCGCAATACCGGGGGACACGTCCGGGTGACGTGCCTGCGCGGCAGCGCCCGCATCGAGCACCCGCAGGGCCGGCTACGGCTGCAGGCCGGACAGCAGACCCGCTACGACGAACGCCTGAGCGGCGTGGTGGCCGAGGCCGTGGCCGGCGAGGTCAGCGCCTGGACCGAAGGCATGCTGGTGTTCCGCCGCGCGCCGTTGCGCGAGGTGGTGGACGAGATCAATCGCTATCGCCGCGGCAGGGTCCTGCTCGGTGACGGCGCACAGGCGCGTGCGCCGGTCAGCGGTCGCTTCCGCATCGATGACCCGGACGCGGCGCTGGAACAGCTGCGGTTGACGCTGTCGTTGGAGCTGCGTCGCTTCCCGGGCGGTATCGCCGTCCTGGGGTAG
- the gspG gene encoding type II secretion system major pseudopilin GspG has protein sequence MARQLRGGRARQHGFSLIEIMVVVVIIGILAALIVPRLMDRPDQARVVAARQDIAALMQALKLYRLDNGRYPSTEQGLQALVAPPKSSGAMPTTPYLDRLPNDPWGHPYQYQNPGAHGDIDVFSLGADSKAGGDAGNADIGSWQL, from the coding sequence ATGGCAAGACAGCTTCGTGGTGGCAGGGCCCGGCAGCACGGTTTCAGCCTGATCGAGATCATGGTGGTGGTGGTGATCATCGGCATTCTTGCCGCACTGATCGTGCCGCGCCTGATGGATCGTCCCGATCAGGCGCGGGTGGTGGCGGCACGCCAGGACATCGCCGCACTGATGCAGGCGCTGAAGCTCTATCGCCTGGACAATGGCCGCTACCCCAGCACCGAGCAGGGATTGCAGGCGTTGGTGGCGCCGCCCAAGAGCAGCGGCGCGATGCCGACAACCCCCTATCTGGACCGCCTGCCGAACGACCCGTGGGGGCATCCGTACCAGTACCAGAACCCGGGCGCGCACGGCGACATCGACGTGTTCTCCCTTGGCGCGGACAGCAAGGCCGGAGGTGATGCCGGCAATGCGGACATCGGCTCCTGGCAGCTGTGA
- the gspK gene encoding type II secretion system minor pseudopilin GspK, which yields MAVIVAMLVVALVAVIATALLTRQAAQLRALRGDQLRAQVRMAVDAALERAGQQLRDDAREQLTTVRDGRWARPVQLDAPLPVRLQMVDAQSLFNLRNLLSQGQPDAQARQAFVALCVEQGVSAATCSGAADHIQARLRDGDRAAQAPLPREALIGQALADAEPRAVRALSRRTVVLPAQTLVNANTTDLAVLQAVAPGADPGRLRALVDERDGGRWLLNRGDIANRLQVSSEQMSVMPLGIHSEWFLAVGQVQADDRDVDFRALIWREYRDDSVRVQRVWTRIGA from the coding sequence ATGGCGGTGATCGTCGCGATGCTGGTGGTCGCACTGGTGGCGGTGATCGCGACCGCGCTGCTGACCCGCCAGGCCGCGCAGCTGCGTGCGCTGCGTGGCGACCAGCTGCGGGCGCAGGTACGCATGGCCGTGGATGCCGCGCTGGAGCGCGCGGGGCAGCAGCTTCGTGACGACGCGCGCGAGCAGCTGACCACCGTGCGCGACGGTCGCTGGGCACGGCCGGTGCAACTGGATGCGCCGCTGCCGGTGCGCCTGCAGATGGTGGACGCGCAGTCGCTGTTCAACCTGCGCAACCTGTTGTCGCAGGGCCAACCGGATGCGCAGGCGCGGCAGGCCTTCGTGGCGCTGTGCGTGGAGCAGGGGGTGTCTGCGGCTACATGCAGCGGTGCCGCGGACCACATCCAGGCACGGCTGCGCGACGGTGATCGCGCCGCGCAGGCGCCCCTGCCGCGCGAAGCCCTGATCGGGCAGGCGCTGGCCGATGCCGAGCCACGCGCCGTCCGGGCGTTGTCCCGGCGCACGGTGGTGTTGCCGGCGCAGACGCTGGTCAACGCCAATACGACTGACTTGGCCGTGCTGCAGGCGGTTGCACCCGGCGCTGATCCGGGCCGGCTGCGGGCGCTGGTGGACGAGCGCGATGGCGGCCGCTGGCTGCTCAACCGCGGTGATATTGCCAACCGCCTGCAGGTGAGCAGCGAGCAGATGTCGGTGATGCCGCTGGGCATCCACAGCGAATGGTTCCTGGCGGTCGGACAGGTCCAGGCAGACGACCGCGACGTCGATTTCCGCGCGTTGATCTGGCGTGAGTACCGCGATGACAGCGTGCGCGTGCAGCGTGTATGGACGAGGATCGGCGCATGA
- the gspE gene encoding type II secretion system ATPase GspE, translated as MLADTGDGPVLLGTTETPAWAVAELRRLHGPLPFQQLDSAAWQQRLGEQYRDGGDAAAVVGAAESEVDLDRLMQDMPEITDLLDAQDDAPVIRMINALLAQAARDGASDLHIEPFETHSVVRYRVDGTLRDMVQPRRALHAALVSRIKIMAHLDIAEKRLPQDGRIALRVGGRPLDIRVSTVPTGHGERAVLRLLEKDAGRLQLQRLGMADDTLATFTGLIRQPHGIVLVTGPTGSGKTTSLYAALGQLDSSTSNILTVEDPVEYDFAGIGQIQVNARIGMTFGTALRAILRQDPDTIMIGEIRDLETAQIAVQSSLTGHGVLASLHTNDAISAVTRLADMGVEPFLLASSLRGVLAQRLVRRLCMQCRRAEVDADGRTVWRAVGCAACAHSGYRGRTGIHELFVVDDRVRALIHEGQGEPALRQAARAAGMRSLREDGQRWVDSGLTTLEEILRVSGDG; from the coding sequence ATGCTGGCCGACACGGGTGATGGGCCGGTCCTGCTGGGCACCACCGAGACCCCGGCCTGGGCTGTCGCCGAGCTTCGCCGCCTGCATGGACCCCTGCCGTTCCAGCAACTGGACAGTGCGGCCTGGCAGCAGCGGCTGGGCGAACAGTATCGTGACGGCGGCGACGCCGCGGCGGTCGTCGGCGCGGCGGAGAGCGAAGTCGACCTTGACCGGCTGATGCAGGACATGCCGGAGATCACCGATCTGCTGGACGCACAGGATGACGCGCCGGTGATCCGCATGATCAATGCGCTGTTGGCACAGGCCGCGCGCGATGGCGCCAGCGACCTGCACATCGAGCCGTTCGAGACCCATTCGGTGGTCCGCTACCGTGTCGATGGCACGCTGCGCGACATGGTGCAGCCGCGGCGCGCCCTGCATGCCGCCCTGGTGTCGCGCATCAAGATCATGGCGCACCTGGATATCGCCGAGAAGCGCCTGCCACAGGACGGGCGCATCGCCCTCCGCGTAGGCGGCCGGCCGCTGGACATCCGCGTGTCCACCGTGCCGACCGGGCACGGCGAGCGCGCGGTGCTGCGCCTGCTGGAGAAGGATGCCGGCCGGCTGCAGCTGCAGCGCCTTGGCATGGCCGACGACACCCTGGCCACGTTCACCGGCCTGATCCGCCAGCCACACGGCATCGTGCTGGTCACCGGCCCGACCGGCAGTGGCAAGACCACCTCGCTGTACGCAGCGCTCGGCCAGCTCGACAGCAGCACCAGCAACATCCTCACCGTGGAGGATCCCGTGGAGTACGACTTCGCGGGCATCGGCCAGATCCAGGTCAATGCGCGTATCGGGATGACCTTCGGCACCGCGCTGCGCGCGATCCTGCGCCAGGACCCGGACACCATCATGATCGGCGAGATCCGCGACCTGGAAACCGCGCAGATCGCCGTGCAGTCGTCACTGACGGGTCATGGCGTGCTGGCCTCGCTGCATACCAACGATGCGATCTCGGCAGTGACCCGGCTGGCAGACATGGGGGTGGAGCCGTTCCTGCTGGCGTCTTCGCTGCGCGGTGTGCTGGCACAGCGGCTGGTAAGGCGCCTGTGCATGCAGTGCCGGCGCGCGGAGGTCGACGCCGACGGTCGCACGGTGTGGCGGGCAGTGGGCTGCGCAGCCTGCGCACACAGCGGCTACCGTGGGCGAACCGGCATCCATGAGCTGTTCGTGGTTGATGATCGGGTGCGCGCGCTGATCCATGAAGGGCAGGGCGAGCCCGCGCTGCGCCAGGCGGCACGGGCCGCCGGCATGCGCAGCCTGCGCGAGGACGGCCAGCGTTGGGTCGACAGCGGGCTGACCACGCTGGAGGAAATCCTGCGCGTCAGCGGCGACGGTTGA
- a CDS encoding substrate-binding domain-containing protein: protein MYKYKTLAALVATALLATAGAASAQTVTGGGASLPADLYKGQADSILPANFSYAVTGSGTGKKAFLENNSALFSTTGTVHFAGSDSVLSATELSTYTTNYNQSTNANRYGALIQVPSVATSVTIPFNKPGSAVNLSVAQICGVFSGAISDWSTIDANRSGPIRVVYRTESSGTSEMFTRFLAAACAAEPAATSNLVGGMFAVKSTFADLYKRDANNNLPAFLVAAPATGGTSLYNAVYAADGRIGYVGPDVIPSLTDATKVAKVKGFSPDQVSVQATLDTVAPPTGTAAENPANWVPVFGNPSAGYPIAGYTNLVIGQCYKDSAVATSLRGFLARHYPATYPAAYEASITGHGFIPLTKAWRDAIRNRFVLASSAAGLNNPSTCAGIGRPL from the coding sequence ATGTACAAGTACAAGACTCTGGCCGCGCTGGTTGCCACCGCGCTGCTCGCCACTGCCGGCGCCGCGTCGGCGCAGACCGTTACCGGCGGTGGTGCATCGCTGCCGGCCGACCTCTACAAGGGCCAGGCTGACAGCATCCTGCCGGCCAACTTCAGCTACGCCGTGACCGGTTCGGGCACCGGCAAGAAGGCGTTCCTGGAGAACAATTCGGCGCTGTTCTCGACCACCGGCACCGTGCATTTCGCTGGCAGCGACTCGGTGCTGAGCGCGACTGAACTGAGCACCTACACCACCAACTACAACCAGTCGACCAATGCCAACCGCTACGGCGCCCTGATCCAGGTGCCGTCGGTGGCCACCTCGGTGACCATCCCGTTCAACAAGCCGGGTTCGGCCGTCAACCTGAGCGTGGCGCAGATCTGCGGCGTGTTCTCCGGCGCGATCAGCGACTGGTCGACCATCGACGCCAACCGCAGCGGTCCGATCCGTGTGGTCTACCGCACCGAAAGCAGCGGCACCAGCGAAATGTTCACCCGCTTCCTGGCTGCGGCCTGCGCCGCTGAGCCGGCTGCGACCTCGAACCTGGTCGGCGGCATGTTCGCCGTGAAGTCGACCTTCGCCGACCTGTACAAGCGCGATGCCAACAACAACCTGCCGGCGTTCCTGGTTGCCGCGCCGGCCACGGGCGGCACCTCGCTGTACAACGCTGTCTATGCGGCGGATGGCCGCATCGGCTACGTCGGCCCGGACGTGATCCCGAGCCTGACCGATGCGACCAAGGTTGCCAAGGTCAAGGGCTTCTCGCCGGACCAGGTGAGCGTGCAGGCCACCCTGGATACCGTCGCTCCGCCGACCGGCACCGCCGCCGAGAATCCCGCCAACTGGGTGCCGGTGTTCGGCAACCCGTCGGCCGGCTATCCGATTGCCGGCTACACCAACCTGGTGATCGGCCAGTGCTACAAGGATTCGGCGGTTGCCACCAGCCTGCGCGGCTTCCTGGCCCGTCATTATCCGGCGACCTACCCGGCGGCCTACGAGGCGTCGATCACCGGCCATGGTTTCATCCCGCTGACCAAGGCCTGGCGCGATGCGATCCGCAACCGCTTCGTGCTGGCCAGCAGCGCAGCCGGCCTGAACAATCCCAGCACCTGTGCGGGCATCGGCCGTCCGCTGTAA
- the gspF gene encoding type II secretion system inner membrane protein GspF yields the protein MALFDYQAANAQGRIEKGQLDADSPRGARQLLRGRGLTPVQVSPARGAGGGWGTRRLSASELAWATRQLASLLAASLPLEGALSAVIEQAERPHVAQALTSVRADVRAGQRLTVALAARPRDFPPIYRALVGAGEDSGDLARVMERLADYIEERNALQAKVLTAFIYPAAISLVSVAIVIFLLSYVVPQVVTAFVQARQTLPMLTQVMLAASAFVRSWGAWTALGIGLLVAAWRLALRRTDLRLRWDAMLLRVPVMGRFVLGVNSARFASTLAILLDAGVPLLRALEAARQTLGNALLVRCAEDVAVRVREGAALGAALKVQKVYPPILVHLVTSGEKTGTLAPLLDRAAQTLSREIERRAMALTALLEPTMILVMGGVVLTIVLAVLMPIMEMNQLVQ from the coding sequence ATGGCGCTGTTCGACTACCAGGCCGCCAACGCGCAGGGACGCATCGAAAAGGGCCAGCTGGATGCCGACAGCCCGCGTGGCGCGCGCCAGCTGCTGCGTGGGCGTGGGCTGACGCCCGTGCAGGTCAGCCCCGCGCGCGGCGCAGGCGGGGGCTGGGGAACACGCCGGCTTTCAGCGAGCGAACTGGCCTGGGCCACCCGCCAGCTGGCCAGCCTGCTCGCCGCCAGTCTGCCGCTGGAGGGCGCATTGAGTGCCGTCATCGAGCAGGCAGAGCGACCGCATGTGGCTCAGGCGCTGACCTCGGTGCGCGCCGATGTGCGTGCGGGTCAGCGCTTGACCGTGGCCCTGGCGGCCCGGCCGCGCGACTTCCCGCCGATCTATCGCGCCCTGGTCGGCGCCGGCGAGGACTCGGGCGACCTGGCGCGGGTGATGGAACGCCTGGCCGATTACATCGAGGAGCGCAATGCGCTGCAGGCCAAGGTGCTCACGGCGTTCATCTATCCAGCGGCGATCAGTCTGGTATCGGTGGCGATCGTGATCTTCCTGCTCAGCTATGTGGTGCCGCAGGTGGTGACAGCGTTCGTGCAGGCACGACAGACACTGCCGATGCTGACCCAGGTGATGCTGGCCGCCAGCGCGTTCGTGCGCAGTTGGGGTGCATGGACAGCGCTGGGCATCGGCCTGCTGGTTGCAGCATGGCGGCTGGCGTTGCGCCGCACCGATCTGCGCCTGCGCTGGGATGCGATGCTGCTGCGCGTACCGGTGATGGGCCGCTTCGTGCTTGGCGTGAACAGTGCGCGCTTCGCCTCGACGCTGGCCATCCTGCTCGATGCCGGCGTGCCATTGCTGCGCGCGCTGGAGGCAGCGCGGCAGACGCTGGGAAACGCGCTGCTGGTGCGCTGCGCCGAGGATGTTGCCGTGCGCGTGCGTGAGGGCGCGGCACTGGGCGCTGCGTTGAAAGTGCAGAAGGTCTATCCGCCGATCCTGGTGCATCTGGTCACCAGTGGTGAAAAGACCGGCACACTTGCGCCCCTGCTGGATCGCGCCGCGCAGACCCTCTCGCGCGAGATCGAGCGGCGCGCGATGGCACTGACCGCACTGCTCGAGCCGACCATGATCCTGGTGATGGGCGGGGTGGTGCTGACCATCGTGCTGGCGGTGCTGATGCCGATCATGGAAATGAACCAGCTCGTGCAGTGA
- the gspD gene encoding type II secretion system secretin GspD, giving the protein MRSMHGLACGAVLALVVGMLHLPAPAWAQDASDEPVQLNLVDTDIGGVLRMAARFTGRQFLIDPRVTGKMTVVSDGPVSRAQAYQLLLGALRMRGFAVVENGGISRVVPQADAKLLGGRVGGGAAGGEVATRTFALRYENAAALVAVLRPMISPDNPITANAGNNTLVITDYADNLERIARVIASVDTPAGMDTDVVKLQQGIAVDVAAMVAPLLDAQGAEPGQKVVVMADPRSNSVLLRSSSPGRTRLARQLVEKLDRAQDESGNLHVVYLRNAQATQLAGVLRGVVAGQSDAQAMGSSEGITPLPGGSARSAPTQPQPQQAGATGNALPSQRLDPDRRDPADAGSSGFSQNGISVQADVATNTLLISAPEPVYRNLRRVIDQLDQRRAQVLVESLIVEVNQTDAAELGVQWMLGNGRTFAGTHFGGATGGSGLNGTARTTLDVLPRDGLNVGVIDGTITLPGVGQILNMKALANALQSKGGANILSTPNLMTLDNEAASIMVGQTVPFVSGRYVTDGGGGSNNPFQTIEREDIGLKLRVRPQISEGGTVKLDIYQEVSSIDGQSSSSEGIITNKRALDTSVLLDDGQIMVLGGLLEDSVSHGRDAVPGLGRIPVLGALFRSDTRRRAKTNLMVFLRPHVVRDPAAGQRLTRDRYDYMRNAQAGAQPVQSWALPALSAPQLPPQDLGTLGQGNARDGQGRPLQNTSLAALYPTGEGTAQHVQFAQGLDPARAAQAVAQVRALGLQAYAEATPGAAGQRLRVRLPRDPAQLDPALQQLRGLGYTPELVIGP; this is encoded by the coding sequence ATGAGGTCGATGCACGGTCTTGCCTGTGGCGCGGTGCTGGCTCTGGTCGTGGGGATGCTCCACCTGCCCGCGCCGGCATGGGCGCAGGATGCCAGCGACGAGCCGGTGCAGTTGAATCTGGTGGATACCGATATCGGTGGCGTGCTGCGGATGGCAGCGCGTTTCACCGGCCGCCAGTTCCTGATCGATCCACGCGTGACCGGCAAGATGACGGTGGTATCGGATGGTCCTGTCAGTCGCGCGCAGGCCTATCAGCTTCTGCTCGGCGCACTGCGCATGCGTGGCTTCGCCGTGGTCGAGAACGGTGGCATCAGCCGGGTCGTGCCACAGGCCGATGCCAAGCTGCTGGGCGGCCGGGTAGGCGGCGGAGCGGCAGGTGGAGAGGTTGCCACACGGACCTTCGCGCTGCGTTACGAGAATGCGGCCGCACTGGTCGCGGTGCTGCGGCCGATGATCAGTCCGGACAACCCGATCACGGCCAACGCGGGCAACAATACGCTGGTCATCACCGACTATGCCGACAATCTGGAACGCATCGCGCGGGTGATCGCCAGCGTGGACACCCCGGCTGGCATGGACACCGACGTGGTCAAGCTGCAGCAGGGGATCGCCGTGGATGTGGCCGCGATGGTCGCACCGTTGCTGGATGCGCAGGGCGCCGAGCCGGGCCAGAAGGTGGTGGTGATGGCCGATCCGCGCAGCAACAGCGTGCTGCTGCGCTCCAGCAGCCCGGGGCGCACGCGGTTGGCACGCCAGTTGGTGGAGAAGCTGGACCGGGCACAGGACGAGTCCGGCAACCTGCATGTGGTCTATCTGCGCAATGCACAGGCCACGCAGCTGGCGGGCGTGCTGCGTGGCGTGGTGGCCGGGCAGAGCGACGCGCAGGCGATGGGCAGCAGCGAGGGCATCACGCCGCTGCCTGGCGGGTCCGCTCGCAGCGCGCCGACGCAGCCGCAGCCGCAGCAGGCCGGGGCCACGGGCAATGCGCTGCCGTCGCAGCGGCTCGATCCGGACCGGCGCGACCCCGCTGATGCCGGCAGCAGTGGCTTTAGCCAGAACGGCATCTCCGTACAGGCCGATGTCGCTACCAACACGCTGCTGATCTCGGCGCCGGAGCCGGTGTACCGCAACCTGCGTCGGGTGATCGACCAGCTCGACCAGCGGCGCGCGCAGGTGCTGGTGGAAAGCCTGATCGTGGAAGTCAACCAGACCGATGCCGCTGAACTGGGGGTGCAGTGGATGCTGGGCAATGGCCGCACGTTCGCAGGCACCCACTTCGGTGGTGCGACCGGCGGCAGCGGCCTCAATGGCACCGCGCGCACCACGCTGGACGTGCTGCCGCGCGATGGCCTCAACGTGGGCGTGATCGATGGCACCATCACGCTGCCGGGCGTGGGCCAGATCCTCAACATGAAGGCACTGGCCAACGCGCTGCAGAGCAAGGGCGGTGCCAACATCCTGTCCACGCCGAACCTGATGACGCTCGATAACGAGGCCGCCAGCATCATGGTCGGCCAGACCGTCCCATTCGTCAGCGGCCGCTATGTCACCGACGGCGGAGGTGGCAGCAACAATCCGTTCCAGACCATCGAGCGCGAGGACATCGGCCTGAAGCTGCGGGTGCGCCCGCAGATCTCCGAAGGCGGGACGGTGAAGCTGGACATCTATCAGGAAGTGAGCAGCATCGACGGGCAGAGCTCCAGCAGCGAGGGCATCATCACCAACAAGCGGGCACTGGACACCAGCGTGCTGCTCGACGACGGCCAGATCATGGTGCTGGGCGGCCTGCTCGAGGACAGCGTCAGCCACGGTCGCGACGCGGTGCCAGGCCTGGGCCGGATTCCGGTACTGGGCGCGCTGTTCCGCAGCGACACGCGCAGGCGCGCCAAGACCAACCTGATGGTGTTCCTGCGACCGCACGTGGTGCGTGACCCGGCGGCCGGCCAGCGCCTGACCCGCGATCGCTACGACTACATGCGCAACGCCCAGGCCGGTGCACAGCCGGTGCAGAGCTGGGCATTGCCGGCGCTGTCGGCGCCGCAGCTGCCGCCACAGGACCTTGGTACGCTCGGCCAGGGCAACGCGCGCGACGGCCAGGGGCGACCATTGCAGAACACCAGTCTGGCCGCCCTGTACCCGACCGGCGAGGGCACTGCGCAACATGTGCAGTTCGCGCAGGGCCTGGACCCCGCACGCGCCGCGCAGGCGGTGGCGCAGGTGCGGGCATTGGGGCTGCAGGCGTACGCAGAAGCCACACCCGGCGCAGCGGGTCAGCGCCTGCGGGTGCGACTGCCACGCGATCCGGCACAGCTGGACCCGGCCCTGCAGCAGCTGCGGGGGTTGGGATACACCCCGGAACTGGTGATCGGGCCGTGA
- a CDS encoding type II secretion system protein M: MRVRTAWMEGGIAALSQCWRRLQLRERVMLTTMVGALLAAALWAFWLEPLLKQRSYWQVELPRLQAQIRALAPLLDARERQRLAREQRPTLTSLRSRIAAAGLADGVRVDAREGRWHLQVQSVPADVLWNWLLPLLADPTIELQRLQLQRTGDADMPAARISGSIVMKAVAGELR; encoded by the coding sequence ATGAGGGTACGGACTGCGTGGATGGAAGGCGGCATCGCGGCGCTGTCGCAGTGCTGGCGGCGCCTGCAGCTACGCGAACGCGTCATGCTGACGACGATGGTGGGTGCACTGCTGGCCGCTGCGCTGTGGGCATTCTGGCTGGAGCCCCTGCTGAAGCAGCGCAGCTACTGGCAGGTTGAGCTGCCGCGCCTGCAGGCACAGATACGGGCACTGGCGCCCTTGCTGGACGCGCGCGAGCGCCAGCGCCTGGCCCGGGAGCAGCGGCCGACACTGACCAGCCTGCGTTCGCGGATCGCCGCCGCCGGCCTTGCCGATGGGGTGCGGGTCGACGCGCGCGAGGGACGCTGGCACCTGCAGGTGCAGTCGGTGCCCGCCGATGTGCTCTGGAACTGGCTCCTGCCGCTGCTGGCCGACCCGACCATCGAACTGCAACGACTGCAACTGCAACGCACAGGGGACGCGGATATGCCGGCGGCACGCATTTCAGGAAGCATCGTGATGAAGGCCGTTGCGGGTGAGCTTCGATGA
- a CDS encoding RNA polymerase sigma factor encodes MSNGTAGAVDLMDHLLGAYDELKRRLVRKLGSEELAGDALQDTWMRLSARRDRLDPVQNPAAYLLRMAMNTVIDRQRADHRLLSLEEVDALMEMADPGPGPAQAAELDRALEDMVGLLHRMPERRRRILLAIRVDGLQQRDVAEQLGVSLRLVQRELKAAQDYLAERSGQDRQVRF; translated from the coding sequence ATGAGCAACGGAACGGCCGGGGCGGTGGACCTGATGGATCACCTGCTGGGGGCCTACGATGAACTCAAGCGCCGGCTGGTGCGCAAGCTGGGCTCGGAAGAGCTGGCAGGCGATGCGCTGCAGGACACCTGGATGCGCCTGAGCGCACGCCGCGACCGGCTGGACCCGGTGCAGAATCCGGCGGCCTATCTGTTGCGGATGGCGATGAACACCGTGATCGATCGGCAGCGCGCCGACCATCGCCTGCTCAGCCTGGAAGAAGTGGACGCGCTGATGGAGATGGCCGATCCGGGCCCCGGTCCGGCTCAGGCTGCGGAGCTTGATCGTGCCCTCGAAGACATGGTCGGCCTGCTGCACCGCATGCCCGAACGCCGCCGCCGGATCCTGCTGGCGATCCGCGTGGACGGCCTGCAGCAGCGGGACGTGGCCGAGCAGCTGGGCGTGTCGCTGCGGCTGGTGCAGCGCGAACTGAAAGCGGCCCAGGACTATCTGGCCGAGCGCAGCGGGCAGGACCGGCAGGTGCGGTTCTGA